The Terriglobales bacterium genomic sequence CGAGCTTCGCAGGTGACGCTTCCAGAAGTTGCTGCGGCTCGACCCCGACCGCCTTGTTCAGAGACTCCCAGCCCTTGGCACAGGCGGCATCGCTCGCCGGATATCCGCAGTGCCACCACACCAGAAAAAGATACGGATCGGTTGGCCAGCATGGCTCCTGTTTGCCGTAAAAAGACTCCAGCTCTGACAACAGCTTGGAAAGATGTAAGGCGGCTTTACCCATGCGAGGTCTAGATTCTATAACTACCCCAACCCGCAAACAAAAGTCATAAGCTTTGCGGTTCTGGAACGGAGTACAGTGTTGCGGGGTCCTAAGCCGGGGAGATGCGCTATCGCTTTGACCTTTGTGTCTTTTGTGGTCTGACTCTAGTCTTACCTGAGAACTTCTTATAAATATCTCCCGCCAGCTTCTCCATGTATCCTTCCGGTTTTGCTGGACGCGTAAATCCAAATTGCTCATAGAGAGCGTGAGCGTCACGGGTGACCAGGCCCCAGCGCCGCAGGCCTTGCAGCTCGGGATGCTGCTGAATACACTCCATCAGCCACTTGGCCAGCCCATGCCCGCGATATTTTTCTAAAACATACACGTCCGCGAGATAAGCATAGGTCGCCAGGTCTGAGACGACCCGCGCGAAGCCGATCTGATCTTTGCCTTCATACAGTCCAAAACAAAGCGAATTTTGGATCGAGCGCTCCACCACTGGCAGGGGAATGCCCTCCGCCCAGTAGGACTGCGTCAGGAAGGCGTGCACCGCTGGCACATCAAGTTTTGCGGGATCAGTGCTGATGGTGAATTCACCGCGGCGATATTGTTGGTGCTGAACCGGCTGCATCATGAGAGGCTTGTCATTCACTTTCTTGCAGCAGCTTGCCCAGTGTCGGCTTGTGTTTTTCTTTCCTTGGCTTATTTGTGCTTTCTTCCTTCCGCACAGGCGGAGGTTGGCCCACGCGCTCGCGGGCCAGCTCTTTCACGGCCTTGACGGCGCTAAAACGCTTGTGTTTCTTCTTTTGAGGCATGGTGCGCTGCTTATGCTTTGATTATGCAATAATTTTGCTAATGGACGAACGCGAATTTTACGACGAACGGGAAGAGAAGAAGCCGGCGAGCTTGAACTGTCCGCATTGCAAGCAGTCGGCCGAATATGAAATCAACTGGCTGGTGCGCACCAAGAAGCGCCAGCTACCGCCCCGGGCCGACGAGCGCGACCGCGCCAAATTCGCCAAGGCCCGCACTTACATGGTACGCCGCGATGACATGACCATGTGCAAGAACATGCGCTGCCGCAAACGCTTTGAGATTACCGGAGTGCAGTCGGTAGCGTTTCTCGATTGAGTCATTTTGCCATTGGATCATTGAGTCATTGAATAATTGATTCATCGGATCATTGAGTCATTGGGCCATTAATTCAGAGGATGAGCCGATGACTCAAATCCCTTCAACCTGATTTATACTTTCTCTTCGCCTGGTATTCCTGAAAACAGCCATAATTCGCACGAACAACCGAGAACCATTCATGAAAATTCTTGTCTGTCTCAAGCAAGTTCCCCAGAAAGATGCGCCCCTGAAGCTCAACGAAAGCGGCGCCTGGATTCGCGAAGACGTTTCTTACGAGGTCAACGAGCCTGACGCTTATGCCCTAGAAGAGGCCCTGCGCCAGAAGGAAAAGCACGGGGGAGAAGTTGTGGTCATCACCGCCGGGCCCGCGCGGGCGCAGCAGGTTCTGCGTGAGGCCCTCGCCAAGGGAGCGGATCGGGCCATCCACCTGGAAGACCAGGCCTTCGTCGGGCTCGATGCCATCAACATCGCGCGTGCCTTTGCCGCTGCTATCAAAGATGAGCAATTCGATCTCATCTTTACCGGCCTGCAATCCGATGATTACGGCTATGCGCAGACTGGAGTGATCCTGGCCGAGCTGCTGGGCTGTCCGCACGCCACCATTATTATGCAGATCGAAAAGCAGGAAGGCGGCATCCGTGTAAAACGTGAGCTTGAGGCCGGGTACTTCCAATACGTGGATATCCCCTTGCCCGCAGTTCTGACCATACAGTCGGGCATTAATAAACTGCGCTACGCGACCTTAATTGGCATCAAACAAGCTAAGAACAAACCCCTGCGGAAAATGGCCCTTTCGGAGGTACAATCGGCCCTCGGAGGCAACCAGATCAAGATCGAAAAGCTGTATATTCCGCAGAAGAGCAAGAAAACAGAAATGCTTGAGGGCGCTCCGGCAGAAGTTGCCAAAAAGCTGGTTGACCGTTTACGGAACGAGGTGCGGGTTTTGTAACTTTTGTTGTCCTCTGAATCGGCCCGTGAACGGTTGGAGAGTCTTTGGGTAAACCGATCATCGGTAGAGGCGCGCAGCATGCTGCGTCTCTGGAAAGCATGAGGACTTTATGGCACTGAGTGCAAGCCACACATACCAACAAATGGATGTGCACGAACGCCAGGCGTTCCAGGAAGAAGAGACTTCGAAAAACGATTGGGGAGGAGTGCTGATGACCATCGGCGCGATCCTTCTCCTGTTTGATTTGTTTATTGGGTTGTTTGTCGGCCGCGATGTTGTTGATGGCGCCCTTTTCTTCGTGAAGTGGGGGTTGATTCAAACCGTCGTGGGCCTGGTTTTGATTGCCGTTGGTCTCACACTGAACCGGAGAGCGCACACCAAAGACGATGCCTGAAACCATTCTGGTTGTAGCTGAGCAGCATGAGGGAAAACTGAATCGCGTCTCCTGGGAGACGATTGCCGGCGCGCAAGTCATCGCCGGCGAACTAGGCTGGCAGGTCGAGGCCGCGGTTGTTGGCAGCGGCATTAACGCTGTTGCCTCCGAGCTGGCTGGGAAAAAAGTGGCCAAGGTTTATGCCATCGAATCACCCGCGCTGGCCAACTACACGCCTGACGGCTTTGCCGCCGCGCTCAAGCAGTTCATCAGTGAGAAAAAGCCGCACCTCGTGCTGATGCCACATACCTACCAGGTGCGCGACTTCGCCCCTAAGCTGGCTGCATCTCTCGAGCGCAGCCTGATACCCGACT encodes the following:
- a CDS encoding GNAT family N-acetyltransferase, which translates into the protein MMQPVQHQQYRRGEFTISTDPAKLDVPAVHAFLTQSYWAEGIPLPVVERSIQNSLCFGLYEGKDQIGFARVVSDLATYAYLADVYVLEKYRGHGLAKWLMECIQQHPELQGLRRWGLVTRDAHALYEQFGFTRPAKPEGYMEKLAGDIYKKFSGKTRVRPQKTQRSKR
- a CDS encoding electron transfer flavoprotein subunit beta/FixA family protein encodes the protein MKILVCLKQVPQKDAPLKLNESGAWIREDVSYEVNEPDAYALEEALRQKEKHGGEVVVITAGPARAQQVLREALAKGADRAIHLEDQAFVGLDAINIARAFAAAIKDEQFDLIFTGLQSDDYGYAQTGVILAELLGCPHATIIMQIEKQEGGIRVKRELEAGYFQYVDIPLPAVLTIQSGINKLRYATLIGIKQAKNKPLRKMALSEVQSALGGNQIKIEKLYIPQKSKKTEMLEGAPAEVAKKLVDRLRNEVRVL